One genomic region from Gracilinanus agilis isolate LMUSP501 unplaced genomic scaffold, AgileGrace unplaced_scaffold48527, whole genome shotgun sequence encodes:
- the LOC123255550 gene encoding olfactory receptor 51F1-like, protein MLLLPNTTIISLTFLLTGIPGLEAAHLWVSIPFCFLYAIAISGNSMILFVIITNQSLHEPMYYLLSMLSATDMCLSLSTMPTTLGVLCLNIQEIGWNSCISQMFFIHFFTVMESSVLLAMAFDRYIAICNPLRYTTILTPSRIIQIGLMIVGRGILIVIPLLLLLKRLSFCRDNILSHSYCYHPDVIKCSCSNIRVNSIYGLFALLSTSGLDAPLIGLSYVLILHSVLNIASPEERSKAFSTCISHIGAVAVFYIPLIGLSAVHRWGKKAPPFVHTLMSNAFLLLPPVLNPIIYSVKTKQIRRAILKVFLKK, encoded by the coding sequence ATGTTGCTTTTGCCAAATACTACAATCATATCTTTGACATTTCTGCTAACAGGCATTCCTGGTCTGGAAGCTGCCCACTTATGGGTTTCTATACCTTTCTGCTTCCTCTATGCCATTGCCATCTCTGGGAATAGCATGATCCTGTTTGTCATCATCACCAATCAAAGCCTCCATGAACCCATGTATTATTTGCTGTCCATGCTATCAGCAACTGACATGTGCCTGTCCCTCTCCACTATGCCCACTACTCTAGGTGTCCTCTGTTTAAATATTCAGGAAATTGGTTGGAATTCCTGTATTAGCCAAATgttcttcattcatttctttactGTCATGGAGTCATCAGTGCTCTTGGCCATGGCCTTTGACCGCTACATTGCTATATGTAACCCACTGAGATACACCACCATTCTCACTCCTAGCAGAATCATCCAGATTGGACTGATGATAGTGGGAAGAGGAATTCTGATTGtgattcccctcctcctccttcttaaGCGGCTTTCATTCTGTAGGGATAATATTCTCTCTCACTCCTATTGTTACCATCCTGATGTGATCAAATGTTCTTGCTCCAATATCAGGGTCAACAGCATCTATGGACTTTTTGCTCTCCTCTCTACCTCTGGTTTGGATGCTCCTTTGATTGGTCTCTCTTATGTGCTGATCCTTCATTCTGTGCTCAACATTGCATCCCCAGAGGAACGATCCAAGGCATTTAGCACATGCATCTCCCATATTGGTGCTGTGGCTGTCTTCTATATCCCCCTCATTGGATTGTCTGCTGTTCATAGGTGGGGAAAGAAGGCACCTCCGTTTGTTCACACTTTGATGTCTAAtgctttcctccttcttccccctgtGCTAAACCCAATCATTTATAGTGTGAAGACCAAACAGATCCGAAGGGCTATCCTCAAGGTTTTTCTGAAGAAAG